A window from Schistosoma haematobium chromosome 1, whole genome shotgun sequence encodes these proteins:
- the P53 gene encoding p53 DNA-binding domain, variant 2 (EggNog:ENOG410385S~COG:K), whose protein sequence is MLYNAAQYSNSMDSKFKLMDDDKENNNELSLDVEQAIRSSSIMSKAPIVKFLNKFHGSLAPFAGVYCYKVWVSDEPPNRSRHYAYQVITTNSIQKVYVTSMRVWPITFSFRPPVTPMNFWIRITPLFSYAEKCGEVVQRCKKHEIQTSGTYISKGKSFVEILGESSEYVLGSPLSNCPRDQITVRTPIDVLHLLHSKSEAPSNTADSDISLLPEVRGVLYCRLSCYNSCFGLTARGEIELVITLEAKNDESVNQENFTIFGLDKIRVRCCSCPTRDAKSDHKLSSNILGSCSTGISSRRLSLSLSDHSNIRINTGISSARNSCPSKIQRVENEDCQESYSSIIFNSKKYFITMTDDPEVKSANTTLRDLSALTSEKWTCSHSRNRALKRIKKFYRNLESYVTDCTVKELSRKGNDYIPPQGSQDSTSSTSSTADKCVGTDNL, encoded by the exons ATGCTTTATAACGCTGCAC AGTATTCAAATTCAATGGATTCGAAATTCAAATTAATGGATGATGATAAAGAAAATAACAATGAGCTATCACTGGACGTCGAACAGGCTATTCGTAGCAGTTCA ATCATGTCCAAAGCTCCAATCGTGAAATTTCTAAACAAATTTCATGGTAGTCT TGCACCATTTGCTGGTGTTTACTGCTATAAGGTTTGGGTATCTGATGAACCACCAAACAGATCTCGCCATTACGCTTATCAA GTTATTACAACAAATTCAATACAAAAAGTTTATGTCACGTCTATGCGTGTGTGGCCGATAACGTTTTCTTTTCGACCACCAGTGACTCCTATGAATTTTTGGATTCGAATTACACCACTGTTTTCGTATGCAGAAAAGTGTGGTGAAGTCGTTCAAAG GTGCAAAAAACACGAGATTCAAACATCTGGTACCTACATATCGAAGGGAAAATCATTTGTTGAAATTCTTGGGGAAAGTTCGGAATATGTGTTGGGCAGCCCCCTCTCAAATTGCCCTCGTGACCAAATTACCGTCCGTACACCTATTGATGTGCTCCATCTCCTTCACTCCAAGTCAGAAGCTCCATCTAACACCGCCGATTCGGATATCTCATTATTACCAGAAGTGAGGGGGGTTTTGTATTGTAGACTAAGCTGTTACAACAGTTGTTTTGGTTTAACAGCTCGAGGTGAAATTGAGTTAGTTATTACCCTTGAAGCAAAGAATGA TGAATCAGTTAATCAAGAGAATTTCACAATCTTTGGCCTTGACAAAATACGTGTTCGTTGTTGTTCTTGTCCGACGAGAGATGCAAAATCTGATCACAAGCTTTCATCCAATATTTTAGGATCGTGTTCCACCGGCATAAGTTCTAGAAGGTTATCACTTAGTTTATCTGACCATTCAAATATTCGGATA AATACTGGAATTTCAAGTGCACGAAATAGTTGTCCCAGTAAAATACAAAGAGTTGAAAACGAAGACTGTCAAGAGTCATACTCATCTATTATTTTTAACagtaaaaaatatttcattaccATG ACTGATGATCCGGAAGTAAAGTCAGCAAACACCACACTGAGGGATTTATCAGCTTTAACATCTGAAAAGTGGACATGTTCTCATTCTCGAAATCGCGCACTGAAACGTATTAAAAAGTTTTATCGGAATTTGGAAAGTTATGTTACTGACTG TACCGTTAAAGAGTTATCTAGAAAAGGAAATGATTACATTCCACCCCAGGGATCTCAAGATAGTACAAGTTCAACTTCATCTACAGCTGATAAG TGTGTTGGTACGGATAACTTGTAA
- the P53 gene encoding p53 DNA-binding domain yields MDSKFKLMDDDKENNNELSLDVEQAIRSSSIMSKAPIVKFLNKFHGSLAPFAGVYCYKVWVSDEPPNRSRHYAYQVITTNSIQKVYVTSMRVWPITFSFRPPVTPMNFWIRITPLFSYAEKCGEVVQRFGNFYFIFYTLGAKNTRFKHLVPTYRRENHLLKFLGKVRNMCWAAPSQIALVTKLPSVHLLMCSISFTPSQKLHLTPPIRISHYYQK; encoded by the exons ATGGATTCGAAATTCAAATTAATGGATGATGATAAAGAAAATAACAATGAGCTATCACTGGACGTCGAACAGGCTATTCGTAGCAGTTCA ATCATGTCCAAAGCTCCAATCGTGAAATTTCTAAACAAATTTCATGGTAGTCT TGCACCATTTGCTGGTGTTTACTGCTATAAGGTTTGGGTATCTGATGAACCACCAAACAGATCTCGCCATTACGCTTATCAA GTTATTACAACAAATTCAATACAAAAAGTTTATGTCACGTCTATGCGTGTGTGGCCGATAACGTTTTCTTTTCGACCACCAGTGACTCCTATGAATTTTTGGATTCGAATTACACCACTGTTTTCGTATGCAGAAAAGTGTGGTGAAGTCGTTCAAAGGTTTgggaatttttattttatattttatacttTAGGTGCAAAAAACACGAGATTCAAACATCTGGTACCTACATATCGAAGGGAAAATCATTTGTTGAAATTCTTGGGGAAAGTTCGGAATATGTGTTGGGCAGCCCCCTCTCAAATTGCCCTCGTGACCAAATTACCGTCCGTACACCTATTGATGTGCTCCATCTCCTTCACTCCAAGTCAGAAGCTCCATCTAACACCGCCGATTCGGATATCTCATTATTACCAGAAGTGA